A window of Christiangramia forsetii KT0803 contains these coding sequences:
- a CDS encoding GH3 auxin-responsive promoter family protein: MSIKSFAAKIFASYIRKKIDHWASRPYETQDKVFQELIKKAKNTKFGKEHNFNKISTHLDFIQNVPIRDYEELKPYVDLMVEGQEDILWPGKPLYYAKTSGTTSGAKYIPLTKESMPTHINAARNAILCYIEDTGKSKFVDGKMIFLQGSPELDEKNGVKLGRLSGIVAHYVPGYLQKNRMPSWETNCIEDWEDKVDAIVEETVKEDMSVISGIPSWVQMYFERLIDKTGKKVGDIFPNFDLFIYGGVNYEPYRSKFENLIGRKVDSIELYPASEGFFAFQDRQDEKGMLLQLDSGIFYEFIKADEFYDKDPKRLLLKDVEIGVNYVMIISSTAGLWGYNIGDTIQFTSDKPYRVIVSGRIKHFISAFGEHVIAKEVEEAMQEAVAETDAAITEFTVAPQINPEGEELPFHEWFVEFEQKPQDLNKFAEIIDRSLQKQNSYYLDLIEGNILQRLKVTQVPQNAFQQYMKSIGKLGGQNKLPRLSNDRKIADKLKEII; the protein is encoded by the coding sequence ATGTCTATAAAGTCTTTCGCAGCTAAAATATTTGCATCATACATTCGGAAAAAGATAGATCATTGGGCTTCCAGACCTTATGAAACTCAGGATAAAGTTTTTCAGGAGCTTATAAAGAAAGCGAAAAATACTAAATTCGGAAAAGAGCATAATTTCAATAAAATCAGCACCCATTTAGATTTTATTCAAAATGTACCAATACGGGATTATGAAGAGCTTAAACCATATGTAGATTTGATGGTTGAAGGGCAGGAGGATATTCTCTGGCCCGGGAAACCTTTGTATTATGCAAAAACATCGGGTACCACTAGCGGCGCTAAATATATTCCGCTTACAAAAGAATCAATGCCCACGCATATCAATGCCGCCAGAAATGCGATTCTTTGTTATATTGAAGACACCGGGAAGTCAAAATTTGTAGATGGGAAAATGATATTTCTTCAGGGAAGTCCGGAGCTGGATGAGAAAAATGGAGTGAAACTGGGCCGGCTTTCAGGGATTGTAGCGCATTATGTTCCCGGATATCTTCAGAAAAACAGAATGCCCAGCTGGGAGACTAACTGTATCGAAGATTGGGAAGATAAGGTAGACGCGATTGTTGAGGAAACGGTAAAGGAAGATATGTCTGTAATTAGCGGAATTCCATCCTGGGTCCAGATGTATTTTGAAAGGCTTATTGATAAAACAGGAAAAAAGGTAGGCGATATTTTCCCGAATTTCGACCTCTTCATCTACGGGGGAGTAAATTATGAGCCTTATCGATCAAAATTTGAAAACCTCATTGGCCGAAAAGTGGATAGTATAGAACTTTATCCTGCTTCAGAAGGCTTTTTTGCTTTTCAGGACAGACAGGATGAAAAGGGAATGTTGCTTCAGCTGGATTCCGGAATATTTTATGAGTTTATTAAAGCCGATGAATTTTATGATAAAGACCCAAAAAGGCTATTATTAAAAGATGTTGAGATAGGAGTCAATTATGTGATGATCATTTCTTCTACTGCCGGGCTTTGGGGCTATAATATTGGAGATACTATTCAATTTACTTCAGATAAACCTTACCGGGTCATTGTTTCGGGTAGAATTAAGCATTTTATTTCGGCCTTTGGGGAACATGTTATTGCAAAAGAAGTTGAAGAGGCTATGCAGGAAGCAGTTGCTGAAACAGACGCTGCAATTACTGAATTTACAGTAGCGCCACAAATTAACCCGGAAGGCGAAGAACTGCCATTTCACGAATGGTTTGTAGAATTTGAACAGAAACCGCAAGATTTGAATAAATTTGCTGAAATTATCGACAGGTCTTTACAGAAGCAAAATTCCTATTATCTTGATCTTATTGAAGGGAATATTCTTCAAAGGCTTAAAGTTACCCAGGTTCCGCAGAATGCCTTTCAGCAGTATATGAAGTCTATAGGTAAACTTGGAGGCCAGAATAAGCTCCCAAGGCTTTCTAATGATCGGAAAATAGCAGATAAACTTAAAGAGATTATATAA
- a CDS encoding lytic transglycosylase domain-containing protein: protein MLKRKFLMLLLLAGISTLAQEKKNKERVEKANFRVQIFQKSDDTEIKLAEPDPEFKDKLPISAVIRDSSKVKLKDLPHAQTIDSLWMLELTNSDLFDEMQESIKEQDYEEVVYKELPTDTLKARLAKLNARTPFNIEYNPILESVIKSYLKRNKRGMERLMALSSYYFPMFEQELDKYDIPLEIKYLAIVESALNPRARSRVGATGLWQFMFTTGKMHDLDVSSYVDERMDPERSTEAAAQYLASLYKVFGDWDLALASYNSGPGNVSKAIRRSGGSTDYWHLRRFLPRETAGYVPAFLATLYLFEYANEHNFQPSKPDVVYFETDTIQVKQLLNFDQITKVTGVEKEMLQFLNPSFKLDIIPFVEDEKYSLRLPKQATGKFVSNESAIYDFAENQLVEEKKQLPKYVKTEDRIRYRVRSGDYLGKIAEKYGVGISSIKRWNNMRSNNLRVGQYLTIYPRKPVEVASSSKSSNSSENSNARIYTVKNGDSLWSISKKFPGVTVQNLRSWNDMNTSSLKPGMKLKLSKS from the coding sequence ATGCTGAAACGAAAATTTTTAATGCTGTTGCTCCTGGCGGGAATTTCTACGCTGGCACAGGAAAAAAAGAACAAGGAACGGGTTGAAAAAGCCAATTTCAGGGTTCAGATATTTCAAAAAAGCGACGATACAGAGATCAAGCTTGCAGAGCCTGATCCCGAATTTAAAGATAAGTTGCCAATTTCTGCTGTGATAAGGGATTCTTCCAAGGTAAAACTTAAGGATCTTCCCCATGCTCAAACTATTGACTCTTTATGGATGCTGGAACTCACAAATTCAGATCTGTTTGATGAAATGCAGGAGAGTATTAAAGAGCAGGATTATGAAGAGGTAGTTTATAAAGAGCTTCCTACAGATACTCTTAAGGCTCGTCTTGCCAAATTAAATGCCAGAACGCCTTTTAATATTGAATATAACCCCATTCTGGAGAGTGTTATAAAGTCTTATTTAAAAAGGAATAAGCGCGGTATGGAACGCTTAATGGCTCTGAGCAGCTATTATTTCCCAATGTTTGAGCAGGAGCTTGACAAATATGATATTCCTTTAGAGATTAAATACCTGGCTATCGTTGAGTCTGCGCTTAATCCCAGGGCACGATCACGTGTGGGAGCTACCGGATTATGGCAGTTTATGTTCACTACAGGTAAAATGCATGATTTAGATGTGAGTTCTTATGTAGATGAACGTATGGATCCTGAAAGGTCTACAGAAGCTGCCGCTCAATATCTGGCGAGTCTTTATAAAGTTTTTGGAGATTGGGATCTCGCGCTTGCATCTTATAATTCTGGTCCTGGAAATGTTTCAAAAGCTATTAGAAGAAGCGGTGGTTCAACCGATTACTGGCATTTAAGAAGATTTCTTCCACGTGAAACAGCGGGTTATGTACCGGCCTTTTTAGCTACACTTTATTTGTTTGAATATGCTAATGAGCATAATTTTCAGCCTTCAAAACCTGATGTAGTCTATTTTGAAACAGATACCATACAGGTGAAGCAGTTACTAAATTTTGATCAAATTACTAAAGTAACGGGTGTCGAAAAAGAAATGCTACAGTTTTTAAATCCAAGTTTTAAGTTAGATATCATTCCTTTTGTTGAAGATGAAAAATATAGTTTAAGACTTCCAAAGCAGGCTACAGGGAAATTTGTTTCTAATGAAAGTGCCATCTATGATTTTGCAGAAAATCAATTGGTAGAAGAGAAAAAACAACTCCCTAAATATGTTAAGACCGAAGATCGTATTCGATATAGAGTAAGAAGTGGAGATTATTTAGGGAAGATCGCTGAAAAATATGGAGTTGGTATAAGTAGTATTAAGCGATGGAATAATATGAGAAGTAATAACCTTCGAGTAGGGCAGTATTTAACGATATATCCACGTAAACCAGTAGAGGTGGCTTCCAGTTCTAAGTCGTCAAATTCCAGTGAAAATTCAAATGCAAGAATTTATACAGTGAAGAATGGGGACTCTCTCTGGAGTATTTCGAAGAAGTTTCCGGGCGTTACGGTACAAAATTTGAGGTCTTGGAACGATATGAACACCAGTAGCCTGAAACCTGGAATGAAACTGAAACTTTCCAAAAGTTAA
- the rfbC gene encoding dTDP-4-dehydrorhamnose 3,5-epimerase: MQVEETPLKDCFLIKPRIFEDHRGIFLETYQRKRFAELSGIDEEFVQDNQSVSQFGVLRGMHYQKGEFAQTKIVRVIYGKVLDVVVDLRPDSPTFKKTFSTILDDQNLNQLYVPTGFGHGFLTLSEKSVFAYKCDQYYTPGSEAGIIFNDPDLNINWNFPEREMILSEKDRVLPTFKQTFA, from the coding sequence ATGCAGGTAGAAGAAACGCCTTTAAAAGATTGTTTTCTTATAAAACCTAGAATTTTTGAAGATCATCGGGGGATTTTCCTGGAGACCTATCAACGCAAGCGCTTTGCAGAGCTTTCGGGGATAGATGAGGAGTTTGTTCAGGATAATCAGTCAGTTTCCCAATTTGGGGTGCTTCGAGGAATGCATTATCAAAAAGGTGAATTTGCCCAGACAAAAATTGTAAGAGTGATTTACGGGAAAGTTTTGGATGTGGTTGTTGATCTACGTCCAGATTCTCCAACATTTAAAAAGACGTTTTCAACCATTCTTGATGACCAAAATTTAAATCAGTTGTATGTTCCAACAGGTTTTGGACATGGGTTTCTTACGCTTTCTGAAAAATCTGTTTTTGCTTATAAGTGCGATCAATATTATACCCCTGGTTCTGAAGCGGGAATTATATTTAACGATCCAGATCTAAATATTAACTGGAACTTCCCGGAAAGGGAAATGATATTATCTGAAAAAGACAGGGTCTTACCAACTTTTAAACAAACCTTTGCATGA
- a CDS encoding DUF4837 family protein, with amino-acid sequence MKRSLILLASIFLLISCKNDEKSSNKNDRILTDSSGNINQLTIVIENELWEGEIGEAIRTNLAAPVDGLPQEEPLFSLSQIPPETFSGFVRNSRIFLKIEEGGNKGMDLLENEFARPQTGIVVQGESSSEIIEVINKESDSIIKILKKTELTEKQRRIRKSLKKDDELSEKFGVNLKFPSAYRYAKQEDHFSWIRKEIPKGSMEILVYEVPINTIENDSSVIANIIKMRDSIGEAQIPGRLEGSYMITEKAYAPYLFETKIDGKFAYETRGTWEVENDFMAGPFVNYAVKDEKNDRFIVLEGFVFSPSRGKRDNIFELDAILQSIKID; translated from the coding sequence ATGAAACGTAGCCTGATCCTGCTAGCCAGTATTTTCCTATTAATTTCCTGTAAGAATGATGAGAAATCGTCCAACAAAAACGATAGAATCCTGACAGATTCTTCCGGGAATATCAATCAACTTACTATAGTAATAGAAAACGAACTCTGGGAAGGAGAAATTGGAGAAGCGATTAGAACTAATCTGGCCGCACCGGTTGATGGTCTGCCACAGGAAGAACCATTATTCAGTTTAAGTCAGATTCCTCCAGAAACCTTTTCAGGCTTTGTTAGAAACAGCCGTATCTTCTTAAAGATCGAAGAAGGAGGTAATAAAGGAATGGATCTTTTGGAAAATGAATTCGCAAGGCCTCAAACAGGGATTGTTGTACAGGGAGAAAGCTCCAGCGAAATTATTGAGGTAATAAATAAAGAATCAGACTCTATTATTAAGATTCTTAAAAAGACTGAACTCACTGAGAAACAACGAAGAATTAGAAAATCTCTTAAAAAGGATGATGAATTAAGTGAGAAATTCGGGGTGAACCTTAAATTTCCATCGGCATACAGATACGCTAAGCAAGAAGATCATTTTTCATGGATAAGAAAGGAGATCCCAAAGGGAAGCATGGAAATTCTCGTTTACGAGGTTCCTATTAATACAATTGAAAATGACTCCAGCGTGATTGCGAATATTATCAAGATGAGAGATTCTATTGGTGAAGCGCAAATTCCAGGAAGACTGGAAGGCTCTTATATGATCACAGAAAAGGCTTATGCTCCCTATCTATTCGAAACCAAAATTGATGGTAAGTTTGCGTATGAAACGCGCGGAACATGGGAGGTTGAAAATGATTTCATGGCAGGACCTTTTGTAAACTATGCCGTGAAAGATGAAAAGAATGATCGGTTTATAGTTCTGGAGGGATTTGTTTTCTCTCCATCAAGAGGAAAAAGGGATAATATATTTGAACTGGATGCTATTTTACAATCGATAAAAATTGATTAA
- a CDS encoding UDP-glucuronic acid decarboxylase family protein: MAKRILITGAAGFLGSHLCDRFLKEGYEVIGMDNLITGDLKNIEHLMKMQNFEFHHHDITKFVHVAGNLDYILHFASPASPIDYLKIPIQTLKVGSFGTHHCLGLAKEKNARILIASTSEVYGDPLVHPQNEEYYGNVNAIGPRGVYDEAKRFQESITMAYHRFHGLETRIARIFNTYGPRMRLNDGRVIPAFIGQALRGEDLTVFGDGSQTRSFCFVDDQVEGIYRLLLSDYSEPVNIGNPDEISILDFADEIIRLTGTDQKIVFEELPKDDPMQRQPDISRAREILDWEPKISRAEGMRITYDYFRGLSQDELEKREHKDFSKHIRR; encoded by the coding sequence ATGGCTAAGAGAATATTAATAACAGGTGCGGCAGGTTTTTTAGGTTCTCACCTTTGTGACCGGTTTTTAAAAGAAGGTTATGAAGTTATTGGGATGGATAATCTCATTACCGGGGATCTCAAGAATATTGAACACTTGATGAAAATGCAAAATTTCGAGTTCCATCATCATGATATTACCAAGTTTGTACATGTAGCGGGAAACCTGGATTATATTTTACATTTTGCTTCCCCGGCCAGTCCTATTGATTATCTAAAAATCCCAATCCAAACCTTAAAAGTTGGATCTTTCGGGACACATCATTGTCTTGGTTTAGCCAAAGAGAAGAACGCGAGAATTCTTATCGCCTCTACTTCTGAAGTGTATGGAGATCCATTGGTGCATCCTCAAAATGAAGAATATTATGGAAACGTAAATGCCATTGGACCTCGCGGGGTTTATGATGAAGCAAAACGTTTTCAGGAATCAATAACTATGGCTTACCATAGATTTCATGGTCTGGAGACAAGAATTGCCAGAATATTCAACACTTACGGGCCCCGTATGCGACTAAATGACGGTAGAGTAATTCCTGCTTTTATTGGGCAGGCCTTAAGGGGAGAAGATCTTACTGTTTTTGGTGATGGTTCACAAACCCGGTCTTTTTGTTTTGTAGACGACCAGGTAGAAGGAATTTATAGACTTCTTTTAAGTGATTATTCTGAACCTGTAAATATTGGAAATCCCGATGAGATTAGTATTTTGGATTTTGCCGATGAAATCATTAGACTTACGGGGACAGATCAAAAAATTGTTTTTGAAGAACTTCCAAAGGATGATCCCATGCAAAGACAGCCGGATATATCCAGGGCTAGAGAGATCCTCGATTGGGAGCCTAAAATCTCCAGAGCTGAGGGAATGAGGATTACGTATGACTATTTTAGAGGTCTGAGTCAAGATGAATTAGAAAAAAGGGAACATAAAGACTTTTCAAAACACATTAGACGGTAG
- a CDS encoding phosphoglycerate kinase, with protein sequence MKTIEDYNFNNKKALIRVDFNVPLNEDMEVTDANRIEAAKPTIIKILEDGGSVVLMSHLGRPKGKESKYSLQHITSKVSEVLGVEVKFVEDCVGEEVETKAAELEPGEILLLENLRFHEEEKNGDETFARNLSKLGDIYVNDAFGTAHRAHASTTVVAKFFEDKCFGYLLAKEIKSLDKVLNSTEKPVTAVLGGAKVSSKITVIENILDKIDHLIIGGGMTYTFIKAQGGHIGNSLVEDDKQELALEILKKAKEKGVEIHLPVDSIIADSFSEQASTQTESVDNIPDGWMGLDVGPETIRNFSDVIAQSKIILWNGPLGVFEMDTFAKGTIELGEAIAEATKNGAFSLVGGGDSVAAVKKFGLEDKVSYVSTGGGAMLEMLEGKSLPGIDAIKN encoded by the coding sequence ATGAAAACTATCGAAGACTACAATTTTAATAATAAAAAGGCGCTCATTAGAGTGGACTTTAATGTTCCTTTAAATGAGGATATGGAGGTAACCGATGCTAATCGTATTGAAGCGGCAAAACCAACAATTATTAAGATTTTAGAAGATGGTGGGAGTGTTGTTTTGATGTCTCACCTTGGAAGGCCTAAGGGGAAAGAAAGTAAATATTCACTTCAGCATATTACCAGCAAGGTTTCAGAAGTACTTGGAGTAGAAGTGAAATTTGTAGAAGATTGTGTTGGGGAAGAAGTAGAAACCAAGGCGGCAGAATTAGAACCGGGGGAGATCCTATTGCTCGAAAATCTCCGTTTTCATGAAGAGGAAAAAAATGGAGACGAGACCTTTGCAAGAAATCTTTCAAAATTAGGTGATATTTATGTAAATGATGCTTTTGGCACTGCCCATAGAGCTCATGCCTCAACCACGGTGGTTGCTAAATTTTTTGAAGATAAATGTTTTGGATATCTGCTGGCTAAAGAGATAAAAAGTCTGGATAAGGTTCTAAATAGTACTGAAAAGCCCGTAACTGCTGTTCTTGGAGGTGCAAAAGTTTCTTCAAAGATCACTGTTATTGAAAATATTCTTGATAAAATAGACCACCTTATTATTGGTGGAGGGATGACGTATACTTTTATCAAAGCTCAGGGAGGCCATATTGGAAACTCTTTGGTTGAAGACGATAAGCAGGAGCTGGCTCTTGAAATTCTAAAGAAAGCTAAAGAGAAAGGAGTTGAAATTCATCTGCCGGTAGACTCGATAATTGCTGATAGCTTTTCAGAGCAGGCGAGTACACAAACAGAAAGTGTAGACAATATTCCTGATGGTTGGATGGGACTGGATGTTGGTCCTGAAACAATTAGAAATTTCTCTGATGTTATAGCTCAATCAAAGATCATTCTTTGGAATGGACCCCTGGGAGTGTTTGAAATGGACACTTTTGCCAAAGGAACTATTGAATTAGGAGAGGCTATTGCTGAAGCTACCAAAAATGGTGCTTTTTCTCTTGTTGGAGGAGGGGATTCTGTTGCCGCTGTTAAAAAATTCGGTCTTGAAGATAAGGTAAGTTATGTCTCAACCGGCGGTGGGGCTATGCTTGAGATGTTGGAAGGAAAATCTTTACCGGGAATTGATGCTATTAAAAATTAA
- a CDS encoding murein hydrolase activator EnvC family protein has product MAQNKKTKKKFTKKLLHKYRMVVLNEDTFEERFSFRLTRLNVFVAVGLSVIFLIAATTVLIAFTPLREYIPGYSSAELKERATNLSYTSDSLQNVIRLNDQYLTSIKSALTGELDLDKLNRDSLLSEPISDIEYEEINRIKADSLLREEVAQEDKYNILPTATDNINFSLFPPVKGSISDPYNIENKHFAVDIVTTRNSPIKSVADGRVIFAEWTAETGYVIIIEHSYGLLSVYKHNASLTKSQGDMVSGGEVVATAGNTGELTTGPHLHFELWNEGNPVDPSEYIDFK; this is encoded by the coding sequence ATGGCTCAAAATAAGAAAACGAAAAAAAAGTTCACCAAGAAACTACTTCATAAGTATAGAATGGTAGTGCTAAATGAAGATACGTTTGAAGAACGATTTTCATTTAGATTAACGAGGCTTAATGTTTTTGTGGCTGTAGGATTATCTGTGATCTTTTTAATCGCGGCAACAACTGTTTTAATTGCATTTACACCCTTACGTGAGTATATTCCGGGGTACTCTTCTGCTGAGCTTAAGGAAAGAGCGACCAATCTTTCTTATACTTCAGATTCCCTTCAGAATGTAATTCGTTTAAACGATCAATATTTAACCTCTATCAAGAGCGCGTTAACGGGTGAACTAGATCTGGATAAATTAAACAGGGACTCTTTATTAAGTGAACCAATTTCAGATATTGAATATGAAGAAATCAATAGGATTAAGGCAGATTCATTGTTAAGGGAAGAAGTGGCTCAGGAAGATAAATACAATATTTTACCTACGGCCACAGATAATATTAATTTCTCCCTTTTTCCTCCGGTTAAGGGATCTATTTCAGATCCATATAATATTGAAAATAAACATTTTGCGGTAGATATAGTGACTACACGAAATTCCCCCATTAAATCTGTGGCTGACGGTAGGGTAATCTTTGCAGAATGGACTGCCGAAACCGGTTATGTGATCATTATAGAGCATAGCTACGGACTGCTTTCTGTTTATAAGCACAATGCTTCACTCACCAAGTCCCAGGGGGATATGGTAAGCGGAGGGGAAGTGGTTGCTACCGCTGGGAATACGGGAGAATTAACTACCGGTCCTCATTTACATTTTGAACTTTGGAATGAAGGAAATCCAGTAGATCCTTCAGAATATATTGATTTTAAATAA
- the rfbD gene encoding dTDP-4-dehydrorhamnose reductase, producing MKTILVTGANGQLGQCFQKQTQNFSNFKFFFCSSGELDITSKDALEQFFQKHQIDFCINTAAYTNVEQAENEEEKAFSVNAEGTKNIAEICKKHGAVLFHFSTDYVFNGQSQKPYKEIDEVDPINVYGASKLKGEEEIQSTMEQYFILRTSWLYSEFGHNFFRTILRKVEEKAELNITTSQIGTPTNANDLAKFVLKMISSESQDFGLYHFSNEGQATWYDFAAEILNYSGKMDQVQLNKTGFFKTLAERPEYSVLSKEKFTEQFGPIDNWKESLFNLINEG from the coding sequence ATGAAAACAATTTTAGTAACAGGCGCGAATGGTCAGTTAGGACAATGTTTTCAAAAGCAAACGCAAAACTTCTCCAATTTTAAATTTTTCTTTTGTTCTTCCGGTGAGCTCGATATCACTTCAAAAGATGCCCTGGAGCAGTTCTTTCAAAAGCATCAAATTGATTTCTGTATTAATACGGCTGCCTATACCAATGTTGAACAGGCAGAAAATGAAGAGGAAAAAGCATTCTCTGTAAATGCTGAAGGCACTAAGAATATTGCTGAAATTTGTAAAAAACACGGAGCTGTTTTATTTCATTTTTCTACAGACTATGTTTTTAACGGACAATCTCAAAAACCGTATAAAGAGATAGATGAGGTTGATCCCATTAATGTATATGGCGCTTCAAAATTGAAAGGGGAAGAGGAAATTCAATCCACAATGGAGCAATATTTTATTCTTAGAACCTCCTGGTTATACTCTGAATTTGGTCATAATTTTTTCCGAACAATTCTTAGGAAAGTAGAGGAAAAAGCCGAATTGAATATTACCACTTCTCAAATTGGAACTCCAACCAATGCCAACGATCTTGCTAAATTTGTCTTGAAAATGATCAGTTCAGAATCTCAGGATTTTGGATTATATCATTTTAGCAATGAAGGACAAGCCACCTGGTATGATTTTGCCGCTGAAATTCTTAATTATTCAGGAAAAATGGATCAGGTTCAATTGAATAAGACAGGATTTTTTAAGACCTTGGCAGAAAGACCTGAATATAGTGTTCTTTCCAAGGAAAAGTTTACAGAGCAATTTGGGCCTATAGACAACTGGAAAGAAAGTCTTTTTAATCTTATCAACGAGGGGTAA
- a CDS encoding DUF6909 family protein, whose translation MSILKLQGRTRAQESSGAIERMYITMRHLFNRGFYKPMGVSGETLRESLLTLRPEIYGSIANEKAELEGLLYVIDRLPHGIEECRFINLTSDEGYGNSHFKPIIPPKRRRNCYRIDEEQMNIEITRGRSEIYDILTHLTFLFIESHKIMKRVLIDEDGSVNRDWEKLEVAVTQSEKLTQAQREVALTHTASILGRTFHEISKLYPKFSTPENPDRFLNVVWSLGKMAIREAIQNEKRIITFSPVLRERLGHHIHGEIWSNDIKLKLIENKLMDRPIHIISANMHSVMNTLYTPCALKTELKKKKSLDIYEELSDSGNGSLRNKVTKTALDKGMYFIEDKSGTNIDVQVFDTAKLEDGFTGTKFSDLKKEEKPVIIVMDYAFGEQAYETMDELLKPFVHEDKEVKINVKSISIMGKAGILEGGKGDIMIPDAHLFEGTADNYPFENQLKKSDLEGHGIKVVDGAMITVLGTSLQNKDILRFFHDSTWNVCGLEMEGAHYQKAIQAASRLRGSIDENIKVRYAYYASDNPLETGSTLASGGLGTSGVKPTYLITEKILEQIFNS comes from the coding sequence ATGTCTATATTAAAACTACAGGGCAGAACAAGAGCACAGGAAAGTTCTGGTGCTATTGAACGCATGTATATTACCATGAGACACCTTTTTAACAGAGGTTTCTATAAACCAATGGGTGTTTCAGGAGAAACTCTTAGAGAATCATTACTCACACTACGTCCGGAGATCTATGGCTCCATCGCCAATGAAAAGGCAGAGCTCGAAGGTTTATTATACGTAATAGACAGGCTGCCTCATGGTATAGAGGAGTGCAGATTCATTAATCTTACCAGCGACGAAGGTTATGGGAATTCCCATTTTAAGCCGATTATTCCACCTAAAAGAAGAAGAAATTGCTATAGAATTGACGAGGAGCAAATGAATATTGAGATCACTCGTGGCAGATCTGAGATCTATGATATTCTTACCCATCTCACTTTTCTTTTTATTGAATCTCATAAGATCATGAAAAGAGTCTTGATAGATGAAGATGGCAGCGTAAACCGGGACTGGGAAAAATTGGAAGTTGCGGTGACTCAATCTGAAAAATTAACGCAGGCACAGCGAGAAGTGGCCCTAACACATACAGCAAGTATCTTGGGAAGGACTTTTCATGAAATTAGCAAGCTTTATCCAAAATTCTCTACTCCAGAGAATCCTGACCGTTTTTTAAATGTGGTTTGGTCGCTTGGAAAAATGGCTATTCGTGAAGCTATTCAAAATGAAAAAAGAATCATCACTTTTAGCCCGGTTTTAAGAGAACGCTTAGGACATCATATTCATGGAGAAATCTGGTCTAATGATATAAAATTAAAACTTATTGAAAATAAGCTGATGGATAGGCCAATTCATATAATTTCTGCGAATATGCACAGTGTTATGAATACTCTGTACACGCCATGCGCACTTAAAACGGAATTAAAGAAAAAGAAGTCGCTGGATATTTATGAAGAATTAAGTGATAGTGGGAATGGATCTTTAAGAAATAAAGTGACAAAAACTGCTCTGGATAAGGGGATGTATTTTATTGAAGATAAAAGCGGAACCAATATAGATGTGCAGGTTTTTGATACCGCCAAGCTCGAAGATGGATTTACCGGAACTAAATTCAGCGACCTGAAAAAGGAAGAAAAACCAGTGATAATCGTGATGGATTATGCTTTTGGGGAACAGGCTTACGAAACAATGGATGAACTTCTAAAACCTTTTGTACATGAAGATAAAGAGGTGAAAATTAATGTGAAGTCTATTTCAATCATGGGTAAAGCTGGTATTTTGGAAGGTGGAAAAGGGGATATTATGATCCCGGATGCTCACCTTTTTGAAGGAACAGCAGATAATTATCCTTTTGAAAATCAGTTGAAAAAATCAGATCTTGAAGGTCATGGCATTAAAGTAGTTGATGGCGCTATGATCACGGTTTTGGGAACCTCTCTTCAGAATAAAGATATTCTAAGGTTTTTCCATGATTCAACCTGGAATGTTTGCGGACTGGAAATGGAAGGTGCACATTACCAGAAAGCGATTCAAGCCGCTTCAAGATTAAGAGGGAGTATAGATGAAAATATAAAGGTGAGATATGCTTATTACGCTTCAGATAATCCATTAGAAACAGGAAGTACGCTAGCTTCAGGAGGTCTTGGAACGTCAGGAGTGAAACCCACTTATTTAATTACTGAAAAGATCCTGGAACAGATTTTTAATTCTTAA
- a CDS encoding twin-arginine translocase TatA/TatE family subunit: MNAFILPLMIGAPQIILIVVIILLLFGGRKIPELMRGLGSGIKEFKDASKDEENGTTPEDGKKVPEENK; encoded by the coding sequence ATGAATGCATTTATATTGCCTTTAATGATAGGAGCACCACAAATTATACTTATTGTGGTAATTATTTTACTGCTTTTTGGAGGGCGTAAGATCCCTGAATTAATGAGAGGCCTGGGTAGCGGAATTAAGGAATTTAAGGATGCTTCTAAAGACGAAGAGAATGGGACAACCCCAGAAGACGGTAAAAAAGTTCCAGAAGAAAATAAATAA